Proteins encoded together in one Pontiella desulfatans window:
- the queC gene encoding 7-cyano-7-deazaguanine synthase QueC, protein MKKAVVLLSGGLDSATAMAMALNEGYEVYAVSFRYGQRHSIELDCAVEQASEKARQHKIVDIDLGSFGGSALTADIDVPKHDDVGELTDEIPVTYVPARNTVFLSYALAWAEVLEAYDIFIGVNALDYSGYPDCRPEFIAAYEAMANLATVAGVQGKKLTIHTPLIDLTKAEIIQRGLELGVDYAKTTSCYDPAPDGRACGYCDSCLLRKKGFSEIGQSDPREYV, encoded by the coding sequence GTCTCGATTCCGCAACGGCCATGGCGATGGCCCTGAATGAGGGCTATGAAGTCTATGCGGTTTCTTTCCGCTATGGGCAGCGCCATTCCATCGAGCTCGATTGCGCGGTGGAGCAGGCTTCCGAAAAGGCAAGGCAACACAAGATCGTCGATATCGATCTCGGTTCGTTCGGAGGCTCCGCGCTGACCGCCGATATCGACGTGCCGAAGCACGATGATGTGGGGGAATTGACCGACGAAATCCCCGTGACCTACGTTCCTGCGCGCAACACCGTCTTCCTTTCCTACGCCCTGGCCTGGGCGGAGGTGCTCGAAGCCTACGACATTTTCATTGGCGTCAACGCGCTCGACTACAGTGGCTATCCCGACTGCCGCCCCGAGTTCATCGCCGCCTACGAAGCCATGGCCAATCTCGCCACCGTTGCCGGTGTACAGGGGAAAAAATTAACCATCCATACCCCGTTGATTGATCTAACCAAGGCCGAAATCATTCAACGCGGGCTTGAATTGGGCGTCGATTACGCTAAAACCACCAGCTGCTACGACCCCGCCCCCGACGGGCGCGCCTGCGGATACTGCGATTCGTGCCTGCTACGCAAGAAGGGGTTCAGTGAAATTGGACAAAGCGACCCTCGGGAATATGTGTAG